ACTCCGCCGGCCTTTCTTATATCTGCGGGAACCTTGTGGAGGGCCATGACTGAAACGGCACCAGCCTCCTCAGCTATTCTTGCCTGTTCTGCATTTGTAACATCCATGATAACTCCGCCCTTAACCATCTTTGCGAAACCCCTCTTCAGCCTCTCAGTTCCCTTCTCCATGATTACCTTCAGCTTGTCCATACGGATCACCTCAAGTCTAAGCTTTTCAATTTATATCAAGTTAAAACTTGCATATAAGGGTTACCGTTAACACTTTGGGTGACTAATTAAATTAAAAAGAAGAGGGTTAGAGCTTGGAAAGTATCTCCTGGGCAGCTTTTCTGCCGCTTAAGAACATTCCACCGAAGATTGGACCCATCCTTGGGGCTCCGCTCACGGCATTGGCTGCCATTCCGGTAACGTACAGTCCTGGGTACACCTCTCTGGTGTTCTCCACCGTTAGCCTCTCACCCTGGTCTGCCCACATTGGGCCTTCCCCAGGGATCCTCTCTATCAATCCCCTCTTGAGGAGGAACTGAGTCACTTGGGCTCCATGTCCAGTTGAATCTATTACGTACTTTGCCTCGACAGTTAAAGGATCGACGTGAAGCCCCGTCATGTTGACTGGGGTCCAGTTAATCACTATTCCCGAGACTCTATTGTTCTTCACAACCAGATCCTCAACTTCGATCATGTTGAATATCTTAACCCCAGCCTTCACAACTTTGCTGGCTATGGTTGTTGCCACTTCAATAGCGTCAGCCACGTAGTAGCCTTCTTCAAACTTCTCGTACCTTATTCCAAATTCGTCAAGGATCTCTTTAGCTTCTTCCTGAACCACGATCTTGTTGAAGCCCATTGCACCTCCCCAAATCCCTCCGCCTATTGAGAGCTTCTTCTCGAAGATCGCTACCTTGGCCCCTCCCTTCGCTAAGTAATATGCGGCAACCATCCCTGAAGGCCCAGCACCAACTATGGCAACGTCAAGCTCGAGGTTGTTGAGTAGATCCTTGAAGTAACTCTCGATTATAGCCCTGCTAATAGTTACATCCCTCAGCATAGGCACCCCTGCAAAAACTTAGTTTTATATTATAAAAACATTGTTATAACAAGGTATTATGGTGCCCTGGGTATATTAAGGGTCGAGAAGACGTAAGCTATCTCCTCCGGCCTGTTGGTCGAGAAAGATACCGATATTCCCTTCTTCCTCGTTATGAGTACACACGCCTTGGCCGGAAGCGTGAAGTGGAGTAAAGCAAAACAGCTGGCCCAGCCTTCCTTTACGGAGTAGCTCTCTATATCCTCTATTTTGATTGTCTTCCTGACTAGAAGGCCGAGCCTTCCCCTTATCTTTATCTCTTCCTGGGTTATCCTGATGTTGAGAGCTGAAACATCCCATATTATCGCGAACACTATTATA
This genomic interval from Pyrococcus kukulkanii contains the following:
- a CDS encoding sulfide-dependent adenosine diphosphate thiazole synthase → MLRDVTISRAIIESYFKDLLNNLELDVAIVGAGPSGMVAAYYLAKGGAKVAIFEKKLSIGGGIWGGAMGFNKIVVQEEAKEILDEFGIRYEKFEEGYYVADAIEVATTIASKVVKAGVKIFNMIEVEDLVVKNNRVSGIVINWTPVNMTGLHVDPLTVEAKYVIDSTGHGAQVTQFLLKRGLIERIPGEGPMWADQGERLTVENTREVYPGLYVTGMAANAVSGAPRMGPIFGGMFLSGRKAAQEILSKL